A region of Pan troglodytes isolate AG18354 chromosome 23, NHGRI_mPanTro3-v2.0_pri, whole genome shotgun sequence DNA encodes the following proteins:
- the GALR3 gene encoding galanin receptor type 3, whose amino-acid sequence MTLALLSPPPSPTSFQPRTPGQTQVGGVRSRGQATRTGGSCLRTPASLPRCPSDGEMADAQNISLDSPGSVGAVAVPVVFALIFLLGTVGNGLVLAVLLQPGPSAWQEPGSTTDLFILNLAVADLCFILCCVPFQATIYTLDAWLFGALVCKAVHLLIYLTMYASSFTLAAVSVDRYLAVRHPLRSRALRTPRNARAAVGLVWLLAALFSAPYLSYYGTVRYGALELCVPAWEDARRRALDVATFAAGYLLPVAVVSLAYGRTLRFLWAAVGPAGAAAAEARRRATGRAGRAMLAVAALYALCWGPHHALILCFWYGRFAFSPATYACRLASHCLAYANSCLNPLVYALASRHFRARFRRLWPCGRRRRHRAHRALRRVRPASSGPPGCPGDARPSGGLLAGGGRGPEPREGPVHGGEAARGPE is encoded by the exons ATGACTTTGGCTCTGCTCTCCCCTCCTCCATCTCCCACGAGCTTCCAGCCCAGAACACCTGGCCAGACCCAGGTCGGGGGAGTTAGATCCCGGGGTCAAGCAACCAGAACTGGGGGCTCTTGCCTGAGGACTCCAGCTTCTCTTCCCAGGTGCCCGTCTGATGGGGAGATGGCTGATGCCCAGAACATTTCACTGGACAGCCCAGGGAGTGTGGGGGCCGTGGCAGTGCCTGTGGTCTTTGCCCTAATCttcctgctgggcacagtgggcaATGGGCTGGTGCTGGCAGTGCTCCTGCAGCCTGGCCCGAGTGCCTGGCAGGAGCCCGGCAGCACCACGGACCTGTTCATCCTCAACCTGGCGGTGGCTGACCTCTGCTTCATCCTGTGCTGCGTGCCCTTCCAGGCCACCATCTACACGCTGGATGCCTGGCTCTTCGGGGCCCTCGTCTGCAAGGCCGTGCACCTGCTCATCTACCTCACCATGTACGCCAGCAGCTTCACGCTGGCTGCTGTCTCCGTGGACAG GTACCTGGCCGTGCGGCACCCGCTGCGCTCGCGCGCCCTGCGCACGCCGCGCAACGCCCGGGCCGCAGTGGGGCTGGTGTGGCTGCTGGCGGCGCTCTTCTCGGCGCCCTACCTCAGCTACTACGGCACCGTGCGCTACGGCGCGCTGGAGCTCTGCGTGCCCGCCTGGGAGGACGCGCGCCGCCGCGCCCTGGACGTGGCCACCTTCGCTGCCGGCTACCTGCTGCCCGTGGCCGTGGTGAGCCTGGCCTACGGGCGCACGCTGCGCTTCCTGTGGGCCGCCGTGGGTCCCGCGGGCGCGGCGGCGGCCGAGGCGCGGCGGAGGGCGACGGGCCGCGCGGGGCGCGCCATGCTGGCGGTGGCCGCGCTCTACGCGCTCTGCTGGGGTCCGCACCACGCGCTCATCCTGTGCTTCTGGTACGGCCGCTTCGCCTTCAGCCCGGCCACCTACGCCTGCCGCCTGGCCTCGCACTGCCTGGCCTACGCCAACTCCTGCCTCAACCCGCTCGTCTACGCGCTCGCCTCGCGCCACTTCCGCGCGCGCTTCCGCCGCCTCTGGCCGTGCGGCCGCCGACGCCGCCACCGCGCCCACCGCGCCTTGCGTCGCGTCCGCCCCGCGTCCTCGGGCCCACCCGGCTGCCCCGGAGACGCCCGGCCTAGCGGGGGGCTGCTGGCTGGTGGCGGCCGGGGCCCGGAGCCCAGGGAGGGACCCGTCCACGGCGGAGAGGCTGCCCGAGGACCGGAATAA